From the Catharus ustulatus isolate bCatUst1 chromosome 15, bCatUst1.pri.v2, whole genome shotgun sequence genome, the window ggttttgCTATCAGAAGCAGAATGCTGGGCAAGGTGAACCACATATATCCAGCATTTCCTGTGGTTTCCTGACGTAATACACATTAATTTTATGTAGAAGATCCAAACTTCAGACTGGGACAGTCTGAGAGAGTTCAAGGATTGTTCTTGTTAATGAGCCAATGATTTCTGAGAGTCTGTGTCAGTACATCAAAAACCACCACCTTGTTTTCCCAGTCTCAGCTGATAAGGAATAAGCTATTATCTTGGGAAACATAACATTTTTTGGCAATATAAATTGTAATGAAACTCTTATATAAGCTGATAGAGTGTTGCTTACAAAATCACTTAAATGTTTTGGCTCCATCTGCACTATTTGAACTCAGTTCTAGGTTACTCATGCTCTACTGTGCCAAGCTAAATTAATGCATACTcaattttcctctctctctaGATGCACAGTTATATTGGATAAGAATGGAAGGGAATGAAGATGAAAAGCCAATCTGCATTTAGAAGGGACATAAAGCTGTGTTTAAAGGGATAAACCAGCCTTTCAAGGGGATTAGGAAGCCATTTTCTCTATGATGTGGCTATTTTATAAATGTCTCATGTGGGATCATTGCTGCTATAAAAGATCCATGCCAGCTGCTGTTGGCAGCAACACCCTTGACCAGCAGAATGATCTGGGATGTCAAAATACACCTGTAGGGGCAAGAGGAGGTGTAGGAACACCCCACAGGATACAGGCTCTCAAAACTCCTTCAAGCAAGCctgacaatttttttcaatCCATGTCTAGGGACCAGATATTGATTAATCCTTTTACTTTCACCTCCTGAGCATTAATGTGGCTTTataaaatagttaaaaatgTAAGAATGAGGTGTGTCAGCACAACAAGGACAAAATCTGTCACAGATGACAAAACAGGATACCAGAGGATAACTGGGAATAGCATTTGGCATGTCACAACATGCAGCAGCACAACCAGCATGAACAATCCTTGACACTGTGCCACAACCTGGTGGATACACCTGAAAGCTGACAGAAGTGCTTAGAGAACAGTGAGAGATTCATAGCAGCAGGAAATTCTGGGGAAGGTATggaaaatgtttagaaaaacaTGGGAAAGTCCTAGAAAACTACAGGGAACTCATGGAAAAATTATGAGAAATtgttagaaaggaaaatggaattcTTAGAAAGCTGTGAGAGAACCCCAGGAAAGCAAAATGTGAGTTCTGAAAAAATTGGCTACAAATTCCCAGGAAGCTGGAGAGAATTTTGTGTGAAGTGAGGAGGAATTGCCATAAAGCAGTGGAGAAATCCTAGAAGGAAATGCACAGTTCTTAGAAAGCTGTGGGGAATTTCTGAAGTGCAGAAGGGAAATTTTGGAAAGCAGTATAAATAGCACACAGAAATCACCAGGGAACTTTCTACTGACATGGAACTGGTAGCTGGAAGActttcagcctctcctcaaTGGAGAGGACTGCTTTGATGCACTGGGAAGAGGCTCTGGATGCCTGTTTTGGTGGAGCTGAGCCCTGATGAGCTTtgtgggaagggagcaggaagaAGTGGCTGCCTTGGAAGGCCCCTGACCTTGGGACAGATGTTGACAAGTGGATAATGAAACTCAGGGAACATTTCCAGCTTGGGAAAGTACAGCCTGTGAGAGACTGCAGGGAAAAGCCAAGGACATCAAAGCAGGATGCAGAGAGGGAGAAGTTCCTCATGTTAGGGGGAAGAAACAGTTCTGTCTGATGTGGTGGGCCAGGCACAGAGGCTGGGACAGGATAACAGATCCAGGTGAACAAGGGTGAGAGTGGATTTGGGATAACATCATAGTTTGGGGCAGCTGGATCACAGGGTTTTCCAAAAGTGTGAATGGAAGTTACGTCAGGAGGAGTGAAACCACCCAAGGTTTAGACCTTGGTACAAATTCAGGAATATTGTTCCAGTGTTTTATTGAACTTGCTGGGATGTTTCTGACTGCTGTCAAGCCCAGACTGTGTTTTGACTTTGACAAGCAGCCTTGGAGAAGAGCTTAATCCCAGAACCTGAAGGTGGAACTGCAGCATCACAACAACACAGGGTGGTGTGGGGAGCTGCAGATGGGAAAATGCAGCCTGAGGCAGTAGAGCTGCAGGACTGGCACGTTTGGGAAGGTCTGGTCATTGCTGGACTGACCCTGTCTGCTGTAGTTGGACCTGCCTGGGCTCCTGGGGCTCCCTGTGGTGCAGCTCTGAACGCTGCTGCCAGTCTTCACTATGAGCAAGAAGTGATGCTTCTAATGTTTTGGTAAGTATTAGTTTAGTTATCTTTAATTCAAGGATTTGTagtggcagggctgtggagccTGACCACGCTGGGTGTGTGATAATGTGGATTTAATAACCAAATACAGGGCAAACTATTGTCTGCTTGCTGTGGTACCAAGCACACTCTTTATCATCACATGTCCTGCACCAGAAAATCAACAAATCTGCTGTTAAACAGTTCTTCTGTTAAAGATTTCTTCTCTATCCATCAatcaggggctgggctggaatatGGGTAAGGATCTGTTTGATGCTGGCACACAGCTCAGGAGTAAATCTGTAAGAGCAGCTTAGGAGGGAGAGTGCCACCTACCAAGCCATCTGCTGAGAAAATTGTATTATCTGCAGTCTCATCCACTGCTGCTAGAAATCACTGTCACACTCATTGGTGAAGAGTTTTGTTGCTAATATATCTACTTGTATTCTTTTTCTCCATCCCCTCAGAATTAATTATTCCTCAGATTAATTTCATTCTAATGAATCATTCTGTATTGCTGGCTTTATTTCATCTCTGAGATGCTAATTACTATGTCAAAGCCATCTTTAACATGAAAAGTGCTGTCATTTTCTCCATGACTTTTCTTTTGATTCACATAttcaggttggttttttttttttttctgagggcCTAAAATGTCTGTCCAGTGTGGAGTGAAAGAATTAAAGCTGTACAGTAGTAAAAGATATGCATATGTAAATAAAGCCTAAATTGGGAGGCAATGGCCCACTCTGTATTTTTGTGCTGACTTACTACTTTATGAGCCATTTCTTATAGTAGGCCCTTAGCACTCAGCTAAGGTTTTTATATACATGGATGAGAATATAAAATTCAGGAGTACATCCAGTCTCTACACTTGTCAGTGAAATGATCAGAAATGTTGAGGTATTCTGTACCTGTTGGTGTAGATTAGGTTTTAAAGAAAGAGCCTTGGTAGTTTGCTGTGGATTTCCTGGCActcttctgtgctgcagggatgaggcagTCAGAGGATGCATTTTCCCTTCCTTAGAGCTCTCTTCTCAGCTATAATTTATTCTCATCATCCTCTGCAGTTTGGCTCTCTACCCACTCTGGAGGGAAATGTTGGCAGGGCAGTAATCCCGCTCCTGCCCCGTATCTCTGGCAGTTGGAAATCCCAgaaagaaaaggggggaaatttTAGGTTTCCCTGCTTGGGCAATTTCCAGGGTGATTTAAGATCCAGTAAATGGTTTTTGGATTGGCAGGGCAGGTCAAGCTGCAAGAGAAAGGTCACTCCATGTATTCCTTGtgggaaaattttctttctctgatcCTGTGGGAGTGAGTGGGTGGAACTggaaaaaccccataaaaagTCAATGCATGAGCTCTGCAGATTAAATAACACAGTTATTGGCAGCATCACACCGAGTTTAAATtacccacagctcctggggatggggactgtgcaggtgacagctTCTGCTTGGATCCCTGGCAGCAGGTTTGgtgcttctctttctttcctgtcttCCTCATCTCTCCAAAAAGAGCCATTTTGCTGTAAAATCTGGGGGGGGGCTCCAGCTGAAACCTGGGGTGAtgcagagagggaaaggaagggaaaggggagcagagctgaacaggctctgagcaggagtggggctgggaggagaaggtGGAACAACCAGAGGATGATTTTCCAGCACTCCCAAAGGCTGTGGGTGACACGGGGCTGCCTTTGAGAGGTTGCTGCCTGCAATCCTTCCTGCAGGCTCCATCTGCTGTGGTCCAGGGGTGGAGTTGGGCTCTCCTGGCTGGAGTGAGGCTGTGCTGATGCACCAATGCCTCAGAGGGGAGatgccaggggagcagcagtgcctggtcCTGCTTTCTGAGCACCCTGCATGAGCTCCAGATCCTGGGGAGCAGTAGCAGTGCACAGCAAATCCTTGCTATTTAtaccctcctgcacagccctctgTGTCCAGCCTGAATGAGCCCCCTCAAATGAGTCATTTAAATTCAGGCTTTCATACATGGTGTCTCTCTCTGggcttttttgatttttcttttccctcccagtGTTCAAATTTCCTCACACACTTCACCAGTGACCTGAtacccagggatgctctgtggcTGCCACTGGAAAAACAGTTCACAAGTCAACAGGCACAAGGGCACTGATGTGCTTTTTGAGATCAGCCATGACTATAATCTACAGTCAAAAAAAGCCCCAGTGCCCacactgaaatactgaatatttAGGCCTCTTGTTGTCTGCCTTTGGGAACCAGAAATCATTTCTCTCACTGATCCTTTCTCCCTGCTGATGGATTTTTATCATTCAAGAGTGAGCTTGAGATCCTTGGAGATGTtagcaatgtttttttttttttttctgctgccacTCTTTGCTCTGTGATTTTGTAGTCACTACTGTGGTTTTCCTCATGGAATGCACAACAGgataatataaattttaaaaatgtgcttcaCTGATCTCTAAAAGACTTTAGAGCTGTTTGATTTCCAGGAACCCTTGACTTTTCCAAGAAGGTTACATTGAGGTTAAATTTATCCTGGCTTATTAGCATAACCAGCTATTTACAAATCTGACAGCTCTTTTAGACATTATTTCTGATAATATGCCTCAGCTGATTTCATGCTTAGTAAATCCCATGCTTGCAGACATGAAAAGTCCTCCTGAGGGTGATGTGAGTACAATCTGTGTCCACATACTACAATGTATTTTGTAAATTCATCTAACCTTTCTCCAGATCTAGTGTGTCCACTATTTAAGTCAAAGAATGTTCATCTCTGAATGCAAGATCTGCACTTTGTTCAACTTGGACTTGGTCTTCCAGTAACTAATTTCTGCTTGAATTAAGATCATTTGGATCTAAGTGCTACtcagtatttatatttttaagtcttCATAAGGACCAAGTAGGGCCTTCTCCAGCCAGTGTCTCCTGGGAGGAGCAGGTGGGAATAGAGACACAGAAACTTTCCTTTGCTGGCCATTGCTTTGATTCCAGCAGCAGTCAGTAGTGattgaaaaacattaaataaaggTAAGCAGCTGTTTTATGTGGGTACCCAGGGAGTATTTAACAAGCTCTGTGCTTGTTTCTGAATCTCCAGGAAACACCTGCACCAtcatcctgctgctgacagcttcAGGcaagcccagagctggaccAGAGCTGATtctgctggcactggctggggacagcctggtTGGAGAGCAGCAAAAATGACCCAACACTCATAACTGGCTCCCAGAGTTGTGGCAATTTGCTGCCTAATCCCAGCATTAAATTTACCTAAATCATAATGGGGGTTTAGTGGATTTCTCTTTTGTTCCTCACCTGGGTATGACTGTTAAGTCATGAAAGTTTTAAAAGCTCATAAACTAGCAGAAGTGACAAATCCAGCAGGGAGCCCTGGATGAACTGCTGGTGTTTGAAACTGCTGAGGGGCTGAGCAAGACCCCAGACCTCACATTCATCCCTGGGCTGGTCACACAAACTTAGGGAAGAGACAGGAGAGAGGCTCTGGCTTCTGAAACTGATGCTTgaattgcaaaacaaaacaaaacaaaacaaaacaaaacaaaacaaaacaaaacaaaacaaaaaggctgTGAGAGTCTTATAAGTTGCTGTGAGTAGTGATCcaaaaggcttttttaaaatgtcatattCAAATGAAACCTTCACTCATATCAGCAGCATTAGGTTCTTCCAATGCTGAATCCAGCCTCTCCCCCAGGAAAGGCACTCCCTGGtgaaaatgaactgaaaaaagGAGTTCACTGGATGAGTTGATAAGAAGATGCTTGAAAGCAGACTTCTCTCTCCTCTGCAATGTGTATCTCAGAATTTCTCTCCAGTATGCCtcaaaaattttgatttttgggtgatttcaAGTTGTTATTTCTCCTGGAATAATCCAGGATGGCTGTGGTTAAAAATCATTTTAGGAGAGCCTCTGGAAGttattgcaaataaaatcaaGTGCTCAGTGGTTTCTTCCGCAGGCAGTGTTCCCTTCAGGCCAGGGTTTTTATGGAAAGCCAGGAATGTGCTACCTTTGCAGCAAATACTTATTATGCACTAAACCTCACCTGTGTGGAGCTTTAAGAACAGGAGACAATAGAAAAAGGGtcttgaaaatagaaaaagaaaactcacaGTGAGTTTCATTAGAGATCTGAATTACCAAACAGCACAGGATTCATTTTCTTGTCTATTTTCACCCTCCTCTGGGGATGAATGATGATTAAAGGACAGGATAATGAGCAGGGGGAGGGTGGGATGAGAACTTGGTGAGAAGCagttaaaatttataaaaaaagaaagagaagggagaagaaaaacaagtgttTAACTAGTCAAGGTTAGCTTAACACTGTCTCTGCTTTAAGTGACATTATGAGAAATTATAGGTGGTTCAAAAGCAAGCTGGACACCACAGAATTTATGTTGACAACTTATTAAGAGTATTTATTCTTCTAGGAGGTTTTTAAATCTCCTTGTGATGtcctttatatttattttctgatttttttttgggggagggggttAGATTCCTATGCAAAGGTTGCAAATCCTGTTCATCTTAGTTGCAGCTAAGGTAAGCAGGTAAAGACTCTTGTAGAGAGAATGATTTGAGGAACAACCTTTTGGTCCGAATGGAGCGGGGGAGTTTgccaggagggtttggaggAGCTGCGGCTCTGCCCGGCCTTTCCGTGCCCTCGGGGAGCCCGCCCGGGGCTCCGGCAGCGCTCGCCCCTCTCCGCCGGGACGCGGAACCCGCCCGTGGCTTCTCCGCGCTCCCTGCCCGCGGGATGAGGATGCCGGCCGCggtgccagcctggcagagcgGTGCGGGACGTGTCGCTGTCCCCATCCATCGCCACCCCCTCTCCCCAGGAGAGGGAGCCCGGCGGCCGCGGCTGCGCCGGGAGCCGGGGGCTGCGCCAGGCGGGGGGCGGCGCGCACCGAGCGCTGCCCCGGccgagcccccagccccggcccctgCCCCGGCGCTGCCGAGCGAGCTCCGGGCTCTCACCGCTGCCCCGGGAGCGCTGCCGAGCCCCGCGGGGCCGGTACTCACTGTCCGCATCAGCGCGTCCCGCAGTTCGGGCAAAGTGATCCCGCCTGCTCTAAACTCCGGGAGAGCCCCGCTCTGCTCTGCCCGGAGCGTCGTTCCCCACCAAGGCAGGAAAAGCTGCCCAGAAGAAGCGGCGCCCGACGGAAGATGttagaggaggagaaggggggtGGCTTTTTGCCCGCTGCGTGCCTCCATGCCTGTCATTCCCTTGTGTTAATCCTTTAGGAAGGAGTCGCCAGGCGGACGGAGCGTTCCTGGAGGGGCGATGCTGCCGAGCCCTGCCCCGGGCAGAAGGAAGACGGGAGATGCGCGGCCCGGGGCGGGCAGCGGGAGAGAGTGAGGAGCTGCCTCCGCCTGAGCCTTTCCGAGAGGGAAACAGcatgggaagagctggagcCGGTCCCTGGAGCGCAGCCCCGCTGAGCAGGAGGTGGGATTATTCCGGAGTAGTTATGGAGAGCTATAACCTGGCAGCGGAGTGTTAAAGCGACTTGTTCCTGCGGGAAGAGGAACCCGCTGCGGGCATCGCCGGCGTGGTGGCCGAGGGAAGGTCACTCGggtccttctcctccctctcttctctttcttcatcCGGCAAACGACCGAGGGAAAAACTGGAAATCGGCTCTTGCCAGTGTTGGGAATACCGTGCCTTTTGCCTGGGATGATTCGCCCCGATGTGCCGCCTCAACGGGATGTACAAAGCGCGGCTGGGACTGATGGGGCCAACAAAGTTTGCAGAGTGATCAGCAGGGGCCgtgggatggatggagggagctgggcacacaCCAGCAGGGTCCGTCACTCACGGTCCGACGGCACAGACCTGCTGCTCCCTTGAAAACTAACTCCCGGTGGTCCAACTCTTACTTCTCCCTTGCCAATTtacatttcagggaaaaaaaccccaccacatACACGATGCAATGCAGTGTTCCTGTGTTGGTTTTGTATATAGGATTTGCTATGCAATTCCAAAACTAAAACAGGAGGAGAGACGGCCCTGCGTCCCAGAGCAAACAGGGAATCAGAGGTGAAAGGTAGGAGCCAGCATTTCTTGTTTAAGTCAAACTAAATAACCTGAGCTACTTCTTGCTGAAAACCTTTAAAACACATCtactgtatatttattttatcttggAAATGTAAAACAGTTTGAAACAAAGTGAAGATTTGCTTTCTGATACTGCCAAGAACCAGAGGACTGGTGCATTTTGCAACAGAAATGTACCGAGGAGGAAGGATGTAGTGTTTAATCAGTGAGACATTTAGGGAAGTAGAGAAAAGGCATCTTGCCTAATACGCTTCAGTAAATATGAAGGGCTGGTGCAGTGGACACTGGAAACACTCGATCAATAGTCTATTTAAGTGGGAATAGATGCAAGCATGGAAAAGtgattgctttgttttgtgtgggGTGTGTTTGCAGAGGACGGCAGCAGAACATTCACAGGTGAGCTGTCTGAGTGAGGCTGCTCCATGCCGGGGTGGTGCAGTGTGCTTCTGGAGGGATTGCTGAAAACCCCTCTTTGTAGGGTGGACTGTGTTTGTGCAttttcagctcctgctcacagagCTTTCAGGGTGATGTTCAGGATGATTCAAAGAGGGTGAGGTCTGTCTGGGGGCAAGGGACTGTAGGAAAAGACCTCTGGTCGGTTTGGTGATGAGTAATTAATGGACATCTGATCTCTCTGATCTCTGCGAGGAGAGGAGTTGATGTCATCATGAAAATCATGATATGATTTTCCCTCAGGAGAAACTATGACTTGGAACGACACCACTATGGACGGGGAAGGGTTGCTGGTGGAAAGGGACTCCTCTTCCTTTCGGATCCTCACGGGCTGCTTCCTCTCGCTCCTGATCCTCTCCACGCTGCTGGGAAACACGCTGGTCTGCGCAGCTGTCATTAGGTTTCGCCACCTCAGGTCCAAGGTGACCAACTTCTTTGTCATCTCCTTGGCCGTGTCAGATCTCTTAGTGGCAGTTTTGGTCATGCCTTGGAAAGCTGTGGCCGAGATCGCCGGTTTCTGGCCTTTTGGTTCATTTTGCAACATCTGGGTGGCCTTTGATATTATGTGCTCAACAGCCTCCATCTTAAACCTCTGTGTCATTAGTGTGGACAGATACTGGGCCATCTCCAGCCCATTTAGGTATGAGAGGAAGATGACCCCCAAGGCAGCCTTCATCATGATCAGCGTGGCGTGGACTTTGTCCGTGTTGATCTCCTTCATCCCAGTGCAGCTGAACTGGCACAAGGCTACAACCACGAGCTTTTTGGACTTCAATGCCAGTTTACAAGGTGTAAGCATGGACAACTGTGATTCTAGCCTAAACAGGATGTATGCCATCTCCTCTTCTCTAATTAGCTTCTACATCCCCGTGGCCATCATGATAGTAACCTACACCAGGATATACCGGATTGCTCAGAAGCAAATCCGGCGCATCTCGGCTctggagagagcagcagtgcaTGCCAAGAACTGCCAGAACCCGGGCGGCAACAGGAGCAGCATGGactgccagcagccagagagCAACTTCAAAATGTCCTTCAAGAGGGAAACGAAGGTGTTAAAGACTCTCTCGGTGATCATGGGGGTGTTTGTGTGCTGCTGGTTGCCATTTTTTGTGTTGAACTGCATGATTCCCTTCTGCGAGCCCACCCAGCCGTCCAAGGGAGCAGAGGCTTTCTGCATTAATTCCACCACCTTTGATGTTTTTGTATGGTTTGGATGGGCGAATTCTTCCCTCAACCCCATCATTTATGCCTTCAACGCTGATTTCCGCAAGGCGTTCTCCAGCCTGCTGGGCTGCTACAGGCTCTGCCCCATGTCTGGCAATGCCATCGAGACTGTCAGCATCAACAACAACGGGGCAGTGGTTTTTTCCAGCCAGCACGAGCCCAAAGGGTCCAGCCCCAAAGAGTCTAATCTGGTTTATCTGATCCCACACTCCATTATCTGCCCGGAAGAAGAACCTCTTAAAAAGGAAGACGAGGGTGAGCTGTCAAAGACCTTGGAGAAAATGTCTCCAGCACTGTCGGGTATCTTGGATTATGAAGCTGATGTTTCTTTGGAAAAGATCAATCCCATTACACAGAATGGGCAGCATAAAACCTGAACAGTAAGGTTTACTCAGCCAGACCTAATGGTGTGTATTGTAATAatcttttttgggggaaaaaaaaagatacacaAGATTTTTTTGGTAAGAACCTAAGCtctaagggagaaaaaaaaaatgcagatttacaCCAAGCccagaattaattttcctggCATTCAGAGCAAATTTAACATTTCAAacaattaagagaaaaatatactGGAAATTGGTTATAAAAAAGGATGTTAAACTGTACTGTTCATGCTGAGGAAAACCTACAAATTTAGATACAGTGCAGTTACAAAGAAAATGTTGCTTCTTCTCTGTACAGAGAAACCAATTTCTAGCTAAAAGTGAGGCAAAAGATAAATGTTGAGTATTTAAAGATTAATGTTTACTAGAAGTTAAAAGATTGCTGTGTCTTGTGATAGTGGGTGTTAACAGGTCCTAATTAAAGACTGAGGGATTGTAAAGGTAGGTAGATGCcttcttaaaattatttctgacaaATAATTGAGCCTTATAATGAGAatggttatttttaaagctttgggAGGTAATATGTTGAtactggttttatttatttattgttttaaattgatatttttCATATGTTATAACAGATCTAGCTTTATTTATGTTATTTAAGATGTTTAAAtaatgggatatttttggaGTGTCATAACTGCATTTTGACCAGTCAACCAGTCAGCACTTTATTACAAGCTCTGATAGTCTGGAGAGCTGGTAAAGGGAACAGAGGAATGTTAAGAAGCTCAGCAAGAAATGAAGGAATCAACAGAACTGATGTTGTGTGGAGTTCATTTgcttgtgggcttttttttttgtttataagtGGGATTTCTTTCAAAAGATAGGACCAGAGTTGACTGAGTTGAGAGTTCTCTTCCcttatagaaataaaaagaaattgctgctatttatttttaaaaagtttcatGTTTCAGAGACTTTGCTAGAATGTCAAGTTTGTGGATCTGTAAATACCTTAAATATGACTACAACCTTAAGAAGAATCCgatttgggaaggaaagctTCTTAGACAACATTTCTCAGTATATAGTGTTTTGTATTTATGTAAGATAAACAGCTTTCTCAGACTTTTCTTATTTCAAGTCTTGGATATCT encodes:
- the DRD1 gene encoding D(1A) dopamine receptor — its product is MTWNDTTMDGEGLLVERDSSSFRILTGCFLSLLILSTLLGNTLVCAAVIRFRHLRSKVTNFFVISLAVSDLLVAVLVMPWKAVAEIAGFWPFGSFCNIWVAFDIMCSTASILNLCVISVDRYWAISSPFRYERKMTPKAAFIMISVAWTLSVLISFIPVQLNWHKATTTSFLDFNASLQGVSMDNCDSSLNRMYAISSSLISFYIPVAIMIVTYTRIYRIAQKQIRRISALERAAVHAKNCQNPGGNRSSMDCQQPESNFKMSFKRETKVLKTLSVIMGVFVCCWLPFFVLNCMIPFCEPTQPSKGAEAFCINSTTFDVFVWFGWANSSLNPIIYAFNADFRKAFSSLLGCYRLCPMSGNAIETVSINNNGAVVFSSQHEPKGSSPKESNLVYLIPHSIICPEEEPLKKEDEGELSKTLEKMSPALSGILDYEADVSLEKINPITQNGQHKT